The proteins below are encoded in one region of Planctomycetia bacterium:
- a CDS encoding catalase-related domain-containing protein, which translates to MEVPKGRVNYEPNSFDGGAPRENPTRGFASHPEVLDATKQRKRSETFADHYSQARMFFRSMTKPEQTHIVSAFAFELAKVETKMIRLRMLGHLANIDPSLHDQVADALGMPGKADAITPAVAPRDLASSPALSLIGKAPTTLAGRKIGVLITDGFDASLLAALRRSAKAEKAALAVVAPKVGGATDSNGTLVEADFPLSAAPSVFFDAAVILASEAGAKDLATQVAAVAWAGDAFAHLKVIGHTAKAQPLLDRAGVKPDAGIVPLANDKAVATFIAAAKKGRIWDREPSLRRPG; encoded by the coding sequence ATGGAAGTGCCCAAGGGCCGTGTGAACTACGAGCCGAACAGTTTCGACGGCGGCGCGCCGCGAGAGAATCCAACGCGCGGATTCGCCAGCCATCCCGAGGTGCTCGACGCCACCAAGCAGCGCAAACGCTCCGAGACCTTTGCCGATCATTATTCCCAGGCGCGGATGTTCTTCCGCTCGATGACCAAGCCGGAGCAGACCCACATCGTCAGCGCGTTCGCCTTTGAACTGGCGAAGGTCGAAACCAAAATGATCCGCCTGCGGATGCTCGGGCACCTCGCGAACATCGACCCTTCGTTGCACGATCAGGTCGCCGATGCACTCGGGATGCCGGGGAAAGCCGACGCCATCACACCCGCCGTCGCGCCGCGTGACCTGGCGTCTTCGCCGGCGTTGAGCCTCATCGGCAAGGCGCCCACGACCCTGGCCGGGCGCAAGATCGGCGTGCTCATCACCGACGGCTTTGATGCCTCGCTCCTCGCCGCGCTCCGCCGTAGCGCCAAGGCCGAGAAAGCTGCGCTCGCTGTCGTTGCCCCGAAAGTGGGCGGAGCGACCGACAGCAATGGCACCCTGGTCGAAGCGGACTTCCCGCTTTCCGCCGCACCGTCGGTGTTCTTCGACGCCGCCGTCATCCTCGCCTCTGAAGCCGGGGCCAAAGATCTCGCGACTCAGGTCGCCGCTGTCGCCTGGGCGGGCGACGCCTTTGCGCATCTGAAGGTGATCGGTCACACCGCCAAGGCCCAGCCGTTGCTCGACCGCGCGGGAGTGAAACCAGACGCAGGCATTGTCCCACTCGCGAATGACAAGGCCGTTGCAACATTCATCGCCGCCGCGAAGAAGGGACGCATCTGGGATCGCGAACCCAGCCTGCGCCGCCCGGGCTGA